CATTAACAAGATGCTCCAAGTGACTCATAATTAGTGTTGCATATTAACCAATTAATGTACAAAGGCACGTAATCGACCTTATTGATAGGAGTTTAAGGATTCATTTTCTATTACAATCGGATATATATCACATTATTCttgtgtgaaaaaaaaaaaaaaaaacatctttaAGTAACAACATATAAAAGAACAAGATTAAACCATGacacaaagaaaaacttggtATATTCACATCCCTTCATAGGCTTCATTGTGTGTATTTCATACATTGATATTAACATGAACAAGtaacatatataaaagaaCAAGATTAAATTAAACCATGACACAAAACCAAAACGCATGAAATCCTCAAAAGGCTTAGCTACCTAAAGCCAGCCCTCAGGGCTTCTTTGCAGCTCGGTACCTTTGAGCAAATCTATGAAACAAAGTCAGAGCATTGCTGGTGACCTCAGCCACATTCAGCACCTTCCCTTTAATGGTGGCCTTCAACTTGCTCATGTTTTTCCCTGGAAGCTCATCCACGCAAGTGTATGCATCAGTTAAAGCTGTGCTCACCCAAGTCTCAACATTGCTTATGTGCCAAAACAAGTCATCACCCACAGTTGCTTGCCCTAAACGACGTAGTTCTTTAATGGACTCACTGAGTTGGGCCACACTATCATTGATCTGGTTCAAGCAATCATGCACAACTTGGTATTCTCTGGCCTTCAGTTCCTTGAGCTCTCTTGTCACCTTGAGGACATATGCTCTTGCGTACTGGGCCCGGTACAGGCTCACGGACAAGGCAACTTGGGCCAGCTGCTGTGGGCTTTGGATGGTCATGTTGGGCTTGATGTAGGTGGAGAGGCAGTGAACGCATAACTTTGGGTAACGGGTGGTCCGGCACGAGGCCTCGATGTAGGCCCGGGCCTTGGAACGTCGAGGCTGCTGAGGATGGCTAGCAAAGGAAGGCTCAACACTGctcaaaaggcagagaatagAGAGGAGGATGAGCAGCAAGGAGAAGCTGAATTTGGCCATATTCTGGTTGAGAATTGAGATATTGTGAAATGGAAAGaaggttttgttttgaactcTTGAGTTTGAAGAGAGATGTAATGGGGCAAGAGGATTATATAGGGGTTAAGATGTTAATTAAGCTAGGGTTATCACATGGGACACATGGTTAGCTTAACGTGCGCTTTACGTGCATTAagcacacacaaaaatttgtGCATGGATTATTGTATTGAGGTCTAGACGAAATATCTGAATAGAATAAATAAGATTGGATCAACATTATGGGATGACTAAGAGATAAGTATCTGTCCACCATCCGCATTATTTTTGACAATGCAAGCAAGAAGCTCTAACTTTTAAGTAATGTCTGGCTAGGTCGACCTTTGATTGTGTAGTTGTGCTTACCCAACATTTGTAGCACTTCATGGGAAAGACCACGTGTTATATGTTTGTCAAAGTTTCATGTAGTTTACGTTTTCATCATTCTACTTTGTTCACTTAATTTGATGCACTCCAGGTCATCAACTTACATATCTTTTATAATATGAATGTGTTTTTCTTATTGTATTCGTCTATTTTGTTAGTCAATAGAAGATTAGGTGAGAAATCACACAATAGAATGAGATTCTATCTCAAAATATGATATTAGTTACGTGTCATAACATGAGTGAATTAGTAACATCATGTGACAgtcacaaaaaaatttctctaatGCGTCCAAACTTGTGACGTTTTGAGCTTCCACCTTTGATTAAcctcaaatttgaaaatcttAACTCAAAACTCCAGCGTGATGTCCAAAAGAAATCAGCAAATAAAACATAAGCAGAGATCCTGTTTTCATTTGATAATCCCCGTTGATCCGTCAACGAAATTCTCTCGAGTATATAATATAGAGAAAATGTTTGATGaatgaaattaagaaattaacGTAAAATTATTGTTTGTATTAAACTAGTGTAAACAAGAACTGTTTAGGGAACATAATCCTTACACAAGGGTTATGAGATTCTAGAATAATGCAACAAGGAGACACATCACACCACTGACCAATCAATCACGTGGGCTTTGGTGGTTTTCCCGAAGATCACTCAATAAATGGACCTTTTCCTTGGCTACAATCTTGGAATACCTTGCATGCGTTGCATTGAGTGAGATTGTATGTCacttttgtctttgttttgcaGACAAAACATAATCACTGCCTGCAAATAACCTTCAATTGACAGTTATTCCCTTCTATAAaacatgcttttttttttttcccatttacCAATGAATGTCAACGAGGCCCAGTTTTCTATCAAGATGAGCATGTGAGAGATACGAGAAACTATACTGCATGCTTTGTCCCAAGACTCCCAAATCACAAGGcaagaggaaaataaaagcCCCATACAAAACACCGTCTTATGCATTGacaaccaattggcacattgATGCATATCAGGGGCTCAGGGCCAGGCCATATCAGaaagaaaatcttaaaaaagaACCAAATACCATCACATAATAAAACGGATCtgcttgacccaaaaaaataataaaataaaaaggatctGAATCAGTTAAATTTTGATTCAACTCTCCATGCATCGGAGGAAAAACTATGCAATCAGAATATACTCAATGGCAGTTATTTATCACAAACCCTTCATTCTCAATCAGAAATTCGATCTTCATTACATACTACCTTTTACCCTAAGAGATACACAAATACATAAATTTCggaaactaaataaataaatcatcgCTCTAAATGCTGCATGACCATGAGTATCACATTAAAATTCTGAACTCATTTTCCTCATGGTTTTTTATACACTCAGTTTCTAACAAACAGTGAGAACATATGTGCGTATCAGTTATTACACAAACACTTGCACCAGcaccgagagagagagagagagagagagagagagagagagagagagagagagagagatcattTGAGTAAGTGTTTAATAGCTCATTTCATCTTACAATTATACAAAGGAAAAACcacaaacaacaacaatataTTATGAAAGCAACAGACTATAAAAACACACTGCATACCCATATGAACATTGATTGGCACGGATCTGGCCCGTCAATCAGCAACGTTCATGCCAGAGAGATAAACCCGACTTTGAATCACACTGCCTCCAATCCAGAAACCAGGCATAACCATGAGACCAACCTTAGGCTTTTGATCACTTTCATCCATTATTAAATTCTTCACCACACTGTCCATATAAACCTCCGAGAACTCACTCCCCCTCTTGACCTGAAAGACCTCAACACGAGGATCAAAAGAATAAGCCAACCTATGCAAAAGCCATATTGACTTGGCCAGTTTTAGAAAAGCCTGGTAAAAAGGAGTCCTTGGATGCCCCCCACCCATTACATAATTTCGTTGATCTAAATTCCCGAAAAACGAAGTCTCCATTTTTGGGTGAACCACTACCAGGTACTTGCTCCTACAAAATCTCCCAAAAACAGAATCTGGATTTTGGCCAAGCATGTCCAATGGATCCATGTCCCGTAGTGTAAGAAATTGGTGGAAGAAGCTCTCCTTAGTGACTGTAAGATTGTCTAAGTTAAGGGAGAAGCTTTCCTGCTGAAAGCCACTGAACATTCTTTGGCAAATATGGGACTCAAAGGCATACTTCTTGTGAGGTCTCTTTGCATAAACAACACTGGGTTCAATAGAATTGGCTGCTGCATCAAGGTCCCACCCAGCTGCCTTCATCATGTTAATCAGCGGCTTAGAAAAATCATGAATAGCTTTGTATGCAGCTTCAACAACTGAAGTGAAGAGATCGGAAGTTAGATCCACAGGCGGAAAACCATTTTCATCAGCGGAACCTTCCGATTCTTTAGTAGACATGCCCCTGAGCTTTAGATTCTTTTCCAACTTTGCTTGCTTCTGTTTTGCCTCCTCAATATGCTGCTGAAGCTGAAGGATTTCAGAATCTTTATTCTGGATTTCAGATTGGAATTTCTTAACCATAACCCCATAGGTTTTCAGCAGAATTTGTTGTTCTTGAATCTCTGCAGCTAGGCGGGAGTCCTGTGGAGAAACACAAACTGGGCTGGGATTGTTCTCCCTATAGAAGTGCTTAAGTTCAGAAAGGTTTTTTAGCTCAGAAATTACAAGTTTATCTGCAGCTTGAATTTTTTCAGGGTCGTAGGGAGTATGAGCAGCTTGGAGCTGGATGTAAGCTGACTTCAGGGAAGAGATGTTCGTAAAAACCTTAGATATCAAGGCTTCCACAGCTTCTGGATTCTGATTCATGGCCTCTTCCATGGGTTGTGGATGAACCTTTTGGTTATTGCTGAGTTGAGTATCCCTTGCTCCAGTGGGTAGCATAGCTACTTCCAAAAAGAGTGGTTAAATTGACTTTCTTCagaaaaaacaccaaaactaCAAAACCTGCAAACTTCAGCATAAGTGTTAATTGCATAATCTGAAATCAGGTGATGACACAAAAATAATGTAGATTATCCGAAAGTACGATAGCAATGCTGTGTTCTTCCATCCAGCATACACATAtatcaaaaaaaattagtccATAGACATTCAGATTAACAAGTATTCACTTATGAATATGACTCAATAAAGATGTGTGTTCCCAGGTTTATGCATAAAGAATTGAATTCTGAACAAAATTTCCTGACAATGATAGGTTTGCATAAACTGACAGACAAGTCTCATGAACAAATCCATGCTAGAATCCCTAACCAAGACATATGCCATACACTCTTCTTATATTGTCACTTCAAATTCTAACATATACCATTTCTTGTATAAGAGAAAATCCACCATGAATAATACATCTTTGAAGATTTCAGAATTTGGACACTTCAATGAAGCATTGAAATGTATCAGGTAGTATCAGAAAATAAATTCTACCCAGAAAGGATCCTAAATGGGCATTGCACCCCAGTAGAAGTACTAATGCTACTTAGAAAGCACTTCTTGTATGACTTTATCACAGTACTTCTACTCaatctttgttttagttttcttttcagaAACTTACAGGACATTTTATATGGCCAATTGTAAAATCGACAACCACACATTATGTTTGAACTTTCTTTCTCATGTTCTAACTTATAGTAACACCCTATAACTTAGGTATACAAACTAGATAAACACGCAAATACCTCCACAATCTAAACATTAAAGGTATCAATTCCAGATTGACACCTTATCTGTGGACACACCGAATCTGCTGACCTTATATCTTGGAAAAAGCATGGGGAACATGTAACATATATGCATGTACACCATAAAcacaaataattcaaaattgcAGCTCCCATTCTTCTGCATTCGTCAATTGATGGCTTGGAGAATGATAACTATGATAAGATATGATCTTCTTTAGTGCAGGAATCTACTTGaggctaattttttttttatgcaggAATCTAGTTAAGGCTTACCATTACACCTGCCTTTCtatgtgtatgtaattaaATGTATCACGACTACATGATATGCATTATCTTCACTTTCCTATGCTCAAGATTGTCCTTACACTTAACACTATGATTGACagaaaaaacgaaaaacaCGGAGAGAAGCTTGACTATCACACAGAACAACCGATGCTAAAATATAAGTAACTAATAATTATGACCTGCTCCACCGCATCAACGATTGAATGAATAAGTTCAAATTAATATGAACACCCAAAATACGTAACTAGAACATTAGGAGCAAATTACAAGCAACAGTCCTAAAAAAGTCAGTTAATTTACAGAAATTAGTCATAATCTAATAAAATGGTTCACATAAAAAAGCATTGTACAATTCTCTGTGATTCATACcgaaaaaaatcagataatgggtACAAATAACAATCTAAGaacaaaacttgaaatgacaagacatatatttaaaataggaaaaaaggaagaaccCAAAACATATATTGCAAAAATGAATGGGCATCAGCTGCTAACCTGTTAGGAGCACATATCTGCCACAGACCGCATCTAGCAAACATAATAAACGGCCTTCAACCTAAAACACAGtagaatatttttaattaacagCACAAATCATTCAGAGGacataaaatacataaaatttcTGTTTGCTTGTACTGATTTTCAGCTTATCGTCATAACCAAATACACTTACCCAATACAAGCGCCCTCCTTTCAACCTCAACGGAGATCGCAATCCTGACGCCTCTCAAAGCCCTAACCCTAAGAGTACGATTGCAACTCTTCCAATcgttctctctttctctctctctctgcgagACCAGAATAGTGTGATAGCTGGGTGGGTGTACGATCAGGCTCAGCAGGCCCTAATTGGAAACTTTGGGTTGTTCCAAATTCCAATACTACATCACCATATCGGTTACTATAAAACGcatttttttgtccttttcttttcactgTTTGATAGAAAAGGaatttatcctttttttttttgggggggagTTACATGGGTTGACAAAATTAAGCACAGTGGGCTGGCCAACTCCAGCCCATTCATCTTTAAGTAAAGGGGTCTTTTATTTTCACCAATCAATTTTGAccaatacaccaagcactaAACGGTCGGCCATGcaggaatattttttttttttcccattataATCATGTCTTAATTGACAATTATAGCCGTTACTTGATTACATCTAACAATCACGTTAACATgataattatgaaaatattttttaatataagcaATCATCTAAATTATAAGAGTAGAAAGATTTCTCGCAATACTGGTATCTCGCAGTACTGGTATGCAAATTAAgatctttttttgggttggattccgtttaaattataataacaaaGAGATTTCTTAAACACTCTTGCTACTGGTATGAAAATTAAGACTCTTTTATGAGTTAAACCCTGTTGGCTATGTAAATGCCCTTTCTACTAACATTACTGTCGTCCCCTTATCCtagcttcttttgtttttggtttttttttttttataacatgcTTCTCCTAGCTTCAGATGTCTAATAATCAGCATGATAAGTTGCCCCACTCTATTGAcgctattattattattattattattatttgtttaatattaatattaattttggaaaatactattattattgtttgttattgtttttatttttattttattattattttgaaggaaatcaatttttctttttttccattcTGTCCTCTCATAATATcgctttatatataaaataaaaaatacattttgCTTATTTACATCCATATATAATGGCTTTATTTTGAACCAATAGATTTTTGTGCCTTCCAAACCGAAGGCAAGGAGATAAATTGTATTTCCACTGCAACTCCAAATGCTCACTTCCTTGCGCTTCTTCATAGTGACCAAAACCCAATaagaaagtaaaaggaaaaatgcattaaatatataagataaagaAACCAAGGTCATTTGATGCGAACGGGAACGGCCATAGCTGAAGAAGCAAGGAAAAGCTCAAAACTTTTCACAGCTCAATGTCCCAGCTCATTTCACCTAGAATCTCAAACTGTCAGAATaaacttctctttttcttttactttctttctGGGTTCTCTGCAATTTAATCTTTCTCAAATATTACTTTGTCAATCGCAATAGATGCAACATAcctatttatgttttatattttccgaTAAAGAATTTGTGGACTTGCGAGATAAAGCCTGGTTCAGAGCCACCATTGTCACAAGTCCCACAAACTCAGCCTAAAAGAAGACGAAAAGGGCCTTGGTGGAGTACAAGAGCTTGGTCACCGAAGACGGCTCGCAGCAGCTCAAAGAGTACGTTGATTCGGCTTACTTGAGGCCTGTACCGCCTCCATTGGGTGACCAAAACTCCAAAACTTTGAGGAGGGTGATGTGGTCGATGCGGATTATAAAGATGGTGACAACAATTCCAAGTACAGAGTGGTGTTTGAAAACCCTCCAGATTTGAttgaatttgagagagagcgTCTCAGATTGCATCAAGATTGGGATGCTGGCAAATGGGTTCGGCCCAATAAGCAGGTATGCTATCTTGGGCATGACctgggttttttttccctttcaaaGATTGTTTCTTTCGTTCTTTCTTGGTgggtttttttccttttcttttcatgcGGGTAATTAGTCTCTTAATCATGAGTATTCATTTCCGTGAAGTCCGAACATGGTAATTTTTTCTCTGCAAATAGAGCTACAGATGAATCAGATACTGCATTTTATTActgaaatggaaatgcaaaatAATTCAGCAAACACGTCTAACCCTAATTGTTCACTCTCAATTACAAATTGAACTGAAATCCGTCAATTGCCTCAACACTAGACAGTCAGTGAGAGAGTTTCAAATTCGAAACCTTATTCAGTTTGAACACCAAAAATCAGTTTCTCGTCATACTAATGAACCAGACGCCTTTTTGTTTCCCATTTTACATGTGAAGTGTGTGTTTTCTTTGTGTGTTTCAGTTTGGTGCTTCCATTAACAAAACCCGGAAGTTTTGATTTTCCAGA
Above is a window of Prunus persica cultivar Lovell chromosome G2, Prunus_persica_NCBIv2, whole genome shotgun sequence DNA encoding:
- the LOC18787126 gene encoding 21 kDa protein translates to MAKFSFSLLLILLSILCLLSSVEPSFASHPQQPRRSKARAYIEASCRTTRYPKLCVHCLSTYIKPNMTIQSPQQLAQVALSVSLYRAQYARAYVLKVTRELKELKAREYQVVHDCLNQINDSVAQLSESIKELRRLGQATVGDDLFWHISNVETWVSTALTDAYTCVDELPGKNMSKLKATIKGKVLNVAEVTSNALTLFHRFAQRYRAAKKP
- the LOC18784983 gene encoding IRK-interacting protein, yielding MLPTGARDTQLSNNQKVHPQPMEEAMNQNPEAVEALISKVFTNISSLKSAYIQLQAAHTPYDPEKIQAADKLVISELKNLSELKHFYRENNPSPVCVSPQDSRLAAEIQEQQILLKTYGVMVKKFQSEIQNKDSEILQLQQHIEEAKQKQAKLEKNLKLRGMSTKESEGSADENGFPPVDLTSDLFTSVVEAAYKAIHDFSKPLINMMKAAGWDLDAAANSIEPSVVYAKRPHKKYAFESHICQRMFSGFQQESFSLNLDNLTVTKESFFHQFLTLRDMDPLDMLGQNPDSVFGRFCRSKYLVVVHPKMETSFFGNLDQRNYVMGGGHPRTPFYQAFLKLAKSIWLLHRLAYSFDPRVEVFQVKRGSEFSEVYMDSVVKNLIMDESDQKPKVGLMVMPGFWIGGSVIQSRVYLSGMNVAD